The following is a genomic window from Bacillus sp. V2I10.
CTAAAGCCAATCAATTGTCGAATGATTTGATTGAACTTTTCTTTGGAGAGGAAAAGGCTGACAAACCTTCGAATGTAAAACACCGCTTCTTAGGCGCTGCTACACCCAATGGAGCAGTAGATTTTATCCAAAACTTAACAGAAGATATCGGAAAACGGTATTTTATAAAAGGCAGAGCAGGTTCAGGAAAATCTACTATGCTGAAAAAGATTGCAGCTGCTGGAGAAGAAAAGGGATATGACGTTGAAATTTATCATTGCGGATTTGATCCAAACAGCTTGGACATGGTCATTCTTCGCGAAAAAGGCATTGCAATATTTGACAGCACGGCACCTCATGAATATGAACCTGAACGAGAAACAGATGAGATTATTGATATGTATCAAACTTGCATAACGCCCGGGACAGATGAAAAATTCGCAGCCGAAATCAATCGAACAACGAAAGCTTATAAGGACAAAATGAAAGAAGCAATCACTTACCTGTCAGAAGCAAAAGAACTGGTAGATCAGCTGGAGGAAATCAAAGGTGAAAAAACCTCTTTTCGTTTTATTGATCTAAACGAATTAATTGCAGATGAGATAAAACTATATTTGAAACAAACATGAAAGGGAAGATAGAGCTAAACTAACATTTAGCTCTATTTTTCTATATGGTTAATTTAAAAAAGCGTATCGGTACATTCAATTTATTCTGATCACGATAAGAACGATATGACACAACATGATGCTCTAAAGTCCGGACGTCAAGCTGTAAGATGTCAGATCCCTTGGTTTCCAGTTTGTAATGAACATCAACTTGGTCCAATGTATAAAACGAAAAGGTCAGACCTAAAAGATTCTTGGTCTCTTTTTTAGTATCGGGATGGTATTTGATAAAAGCAGCTAATTGTTCAACTGTAACTGCCTGAGTTCCTGTAAGAGAATCAATTCGCTGTTTAACATATGCAGCCGCCTGAATCAGATTCATTTTCGTTTTATTTATCATGTTAGATATATGAATATCCATATCGCTTCTCCTTTATGTGATCAGGAGAGTTCATCCATGAATTGTTCTCCTGATCATGCAAATTTTACTGATTTTGATCCGGCTGAGCAGAAAATTGATTATTTGCCCCTTGGCTGCTCATTCCTGTTAATTGAGGCATCATATTCTGTAGCTGTCCTCCGCGGCCTGTCATCAAACTATAAGCAGCTGCACCAATGCCGATGGAAGCAATGATGGGAAGAATTTGGATATTGTTTTTATTCATTTTAAATCACCCGTTTCATAATTACTTTTCATTGCAATTATAGGTTCTGTATTTTTCATAAATTTAAAGCTAACAAATCCTTCCTGACTAAGCATTTTTTGAAAGAGGAAAAATACATAATGCCATATTAAAAAGCCTCTCTTTTTACCAAGAGAGGCTTTCCTGCAGACTATTTATAAATTGTTTTAGATGTCAAGTAAGCTACAAGAACATATCGTTCAGGAGCGGAACCAATAAATTCAAATGGGTAGCATGTGCTCACTGTAAGTGTTGCCCGCGGCTTTGGAACAATTACTGTGCGGTCATCCTCATCAACAATTCTTACTTTTTGTACTTTGAATATGAATTCACCGGCAGCAGTTCTGACAATCAGCAAATCACCCTCGCCAACTTCGCCAAGCCTTTTAAATACTGTATCTCTATGACCTGAGAGCACAGAGTTGTCATTTTCGCCAGGGAGTACACTTTCAGCAAAATGGCCAACACCTTTTTCGAGCTCATTTTCATCAGTGCCATGAAAAATTGGGAGGACCGCCTTTAATTTTGGGATATAAAGTTCTCCCATTTCTTCTCCAAGTTCAGGCCGGCTGGGGTACAGCACTTTTTTTATTTCCGGATCTTTTTCTTCGGGTATGCTTTTTTGTTTTACTTCTCCTGAATTGAAATCAGGGGAAGCAGGAAAGGATCCCGCAGCAAATTTATAGAGATTAGTTGCAGTAAACAGCAAACCGATCAGGATTAAAAACACAGGAAAGAAAAGGAGAATCAACCGCTTTTTGCTGATTCTTCTTTCCAATTTAAACATAGCGAACCTTTCGATATAAGAAGCTTCCAGCTGCCAATAGGATTATCCCAACTACCGCATAGGTGAGGTAATTACCTGCTGTTTTTGGCAATTTAGCGCCTTTTACGGTTTTCTGTTCTGCATGATCCATTTGTTTGGAGATGTGTTTTTTTACAGGCTGTTCGGCAGTTTCAATTGTTTTAGCAGCTTGCTTTGCAGATTCCTCAACTTGCTCTCCCGTTACTTCAAGAACTTCAGAACTTACCATTTCACCGGAAATGATAAGGTCAGCAAGAAACGTTCCATCTACTGAAAAGAGGGTTACTTTTAAATTTGCTCCTTTTAATTCATCTAATCTGATTAAGTCTGCAAGTGACAATGAGGTTTCTGATCCATCCTTAACAAGACTGTACGATGCCTTTAATTTAAAAATAGAAAGAATCTCATCATAGATAGAAGCAAGCTCAGCTATTTGACCTGCTGATAAATCTTTTGTAACTTCAAATTCTCCGATAGCCAACATCCGGTTTCCTAAATTATCAAGTCGTTCAATGGTTGCCTGGTCTGAAAGGTGATCCTCTAGCGAAATCAAGTGTTCTTCAATATTTTGAAGTTCTTTTTCCGTTAATCCCAGCTCATCTTCAAAAATAGGCAAAAGATCCTCAGCTATTTCTTCTTCCATTCCCATTAAAGTCCATACTGTTTCTTCCAATTCGAAAATATAGATGTAATCATGAAGATCCTTATCATTCTCAGCAAGCAATTGAAGCAATGACTGCAGGTCAAGATCATAATTTTCTTTAAAGTAAACCAAGTTGCTCAAATCAGCTTTTATAACTTCTCCAAGAAAATCTTCAAGCTGCTTAACAGATTCAAAATTTGCAATGCTTTCATCATAAATTTTAAGAGCAGTTTCAACATCCTCTTTAGTTATTTCAAATCCTCTCTCAGCACTCGCTTCCGCAAGATAAGCAGCGAAGTCCATGTCAAAGTCTGGATCTCTTTCAAACTCAAAATCTTCCGTATAAAAATGGATAGTTTGAGAAAGATCATCAATGAATATATAATCTTCTAAACTTTCTCCATTTTCTTCTAATAGGGATACCATTTCTTCATGATCTAAATGAAATTCATCATATAAATCTGCAAGATTGCTATAATCTGATTCAATAACCTCTCCTAAGAAACCCTTAAGATC
Proteins encoded in this region:
- a CDS encoding PRK06851 family protein, whose product is MNWMKGKAIHYYASGNTAKGYFSLYKFAVKELNRVFLLQGGSRACRSEYMKTISESLLSAGHSIEYLHCPSNNDWIEGFIVADAGIGIIDDEVPEIRKHISVENMQVIVLENEMKLHSANRDVIGQLTADISSKFQEAYRTFAASLKAHDDIEDIYIANMDFTKANQLSNDLIELFFGEEKADKPSNVKHRFLGAATPNGAVDFIQNLTEDIGKRYFIKGRAGSGKSTMLKKIAAAGEEKGYDVEIYHCGFDPNSLDMVILREKGIAIFDSTAPHEYEPERETDEIIDMYQTCITPGTDEKFAAEINRTTKAYKDKMKEAITYLSEAKELVDQLEEIKGEKTSFRFIDLNELIADEIKLYLKQT
- a CDS encoding class D sortase, which codes for MFKLERRISKKRLILLFFPVFLILIGLLFTATNLYKFAAGSFPASPDFNSGEVKQKSIPEEKDPEIKKVLYPSRPELGEEMGELYIPKLKAVLPIFHGTDENELEKGVGHFAESVLPGENDNSVLSGHRDTVFKRLGEVGEGDLLIVRTAAGEFIFKVQKVRIVDEDDRTVIVPKPRATLTVSTCYPFEFIGSAPERYVLVAYLTSKTIYK
- a CDS encoding processed acidic surface protein — translated: MKRQLGAFLLSIIMVISLFPHLTFAAQNSKFELELSEYLNEVSKTRGFKVTKADIEASLSYYGDSLLNYQSAADLKGFLGEVIESDYSNLADLYDEFHLDHEEMVSLLEENGESLEDYIFIDDLSQTIHFYTEDFEFERDPDFDMDFAAYLAEASAERGFEITKEDVETALKIYDESIANFESVKQLEDFLGEVIKADLSNLVYFKENYDLDLQSLLQLLAENDKDLHDYIYIFELEETVWTLMGMEEEIAEDLLPIFEDELGLTEKELQNIEEHLISLEDHLSDQATIERLDNLGNRMLAIGEFEVTKDLSAGQIAELASIYDEILSIFKLKASYSLVKDGSETSLSLADLIRLDELKGANLKVTLFSVDGTFLADLIISGEMVSSEVLEVTGEQVEESAKQAAKTIETAEQPVKKHISKQMDHAEQKTVKGAKLPKTAGNYLTYAVVGIILLAAGSFLYRKVRYV